A part of bacterium genomic DNA contains:
- a CDS encoding glycosyltransferase family 2 protein, which yields MVNQNKISEEKGLIIITCYNQCIEIEKVINSCIALRRPETILIVDDGSTDGSVEIIRKSGLQFISHTHNQGVGAAIRTGLEYALKHDYSYIALVSGNGKSPPEFIKDLVDPILTNQADYTTGSRFIPGGSSPGLPLFRKITIPIFSNIASIILRRKFTDITCGYRAYRLSFLMHASVHISQSWLDRYELEYYLHYYACKLKLRIKEVPVTIKYDHLHKSRVSHIRVMHDGWSIIRTFLLLPLGLKK from the coding sequence ATGGTTAATCAAAATAAAATATCAGAAGAAAAGGGCTTAATAATCATTACATGTTATAATCAATGTATTGAAATCGAGAAAGTCATAAATTCATGCATTGCGCTTAGACGCCCAGAAACAATATTAATTGTTGATGATGGATCAACTGATGGCTCAGTCGAAATAATCCGAAAAAGTGGGCTACAATTCATCTCGCACACCCATAATCAGGGCGTTGGCGCAGCAATTCGCACAGGATTGGAGTATGCATTAAAGCATGACTACAGTTACATTGCGCTGGTTTCTGGCAATGGGAAGTCACCTCCCGAATTTATCAAAGACTTAGTTGACCCGATTTTAACGAATCAAGCAGATTATACGACCGGCAGTCGTTTTATCCCAGGTGGAAGTAGTCCCGGGTTACCACTTTTTCGAAAGATAACTATCCCAATTTTTTCAAACATTGCTAGTATAATTTTGCGTAGAAAATTTACCGATATTACATGTGGATATCGTGCATACCGCCTGTCCTTTTTGATGCACGCCTCAGTTCATATTTCACAATCATGGCTCGATCGCTATGAGCTCGAATACTATTTACATTACTATGCTTGCAAGTTGAAACTTAGAATTAAAGAAGTCCCAGTTACAATTAAATACGACCATTTGCATAAATCTAGAGTATCCCATATCCGCGTCATGCACGATGGATGGTCAATCATCAGAACTTTTCTCTTACTGCCACTTGGGCTGAAAAAATAA
- a CDS encoding methyltransferase domain-containing protein — protein MPMTLAEKQEYYSLPDVVQRYEYLRFGGAGGQYVDQRECEICVRLLGDAKLILDVPSGTGRLTKRLLDRPSNAAKVIAGDYSLPMLLFSKSAGRINHATRLNAFQLPFPDNSLDAVVTLRFLFHIESLEPFFKEVYRVLKPGGSLVGNTATWSPKSIPGVSRFCGGDVYLHAPRQVVEVAQKIGYQIEVEEGAFLFTPLIYRYLPRLVINALFWLESIVPQRARVNMYWKLTK, from the coding sequence ATGCCGATGACCTTAGCAGAAAAGCAAGAATATTACTCCTTACCTGACGTAGTTCAGCGCTATGAATATTTGCGCTTTGGCGGAGCCGGTGGTCAGTATGTAGATCAACGTGAGTGTGAAATTTGTGTGCGCTTACTCGGTGATGCTAAATTAATTCTTGATGTTCCTTCGGGGACAGGTCGACTGACTAAGCGCTTATTGGATCGGCCAAGCAATGCGGCAAAGGTGATTGCCGGTGACTATTCATTGCCAATGTTACTATTTTCGAAGTCTGCAGGTCGAATCAATCATGCTACCCGCTTAAATGCCTTTCAATTGCCATTTCCAGATAATTCATTAGATGCAGTTGTGACTTTGCGTTTTCTTTTTCATATTGAGAGTCTCGAACCATTTTTTAAGGAAGTGTATCGGGTCTTAAAGCCCGGCGGTAGTTTAGTTGGCAATACTGCGACGTGGAGTCCAAAATCAATTCCTGGAGTGTCAAGATTTTGCGGAGGAGATGTCTATCTGCATGCCCCACGACAAGTTGTTGAGGTGGCCCAGAAGATTGGCTATCAAATTGAAGTCGAGGAGGGTGCGTTTCTCTTTACTCCGTTAATCTATCGTTACTTACCGAGGTTAGTTATTAATGCATTATTCTGGCTCGAAAGTATTGTTCCCCAGCGGGCGAGAGTTAATATGTACTGGAAACTGACTAAATAG
- a CDS encoding AAA family ATPase — protein sequence MNCTFFLDEIQVVNGWEPFVNRLLRTKDYYVYISGSSAKLLSKEIATSMRGRSQYRNVPI from the coding sequence GTGAACTGCACTTTTTTTCTAGATGAAATTCAAGTCGTTAATGGCTGGGAGCCTTTTGTCAACCGCTTACTCCGCACCAAAGATTATTATGTTTATATCAGCGGCTCTTCAGCAAAACTATTAAGCAAGGAAATCGCTACCTCAATGCGGGGTAGATCACAGTATCGAAATGTTCCCATTTAG
- a CDS encoding DUF2029 domain-containing protein — protein MSDIRDRALQLTYWLSIAFCICTVIWTQIVPLTQALSDGQLVYGEYGTNDFIEYWSAWHAYAAGLNPYDPYVMQATQRLVDPSIDVPLMMWNPPWILTLFSPILSLSFSTAAILWLIVNFLIYLIAVRLYSNDKDALLLSLLFAPFWHSMFVGQLGSFLALGAACIYRGLISRISILIAVGILFLSLKPHFCIPLAIFIFWKEFFHGDKAIVARTGLILLLMLLIICTHMIELLQAWNQAINSATAIALVPHPKAWLSLTLVSYMRSIIPEICDVYLQRIYPIIPFICGLLLIIFNYYTARLENNIKTFSLILFLVITNAPLAWVFDYAIIAPLAVRWLENNNKTRFQSILILLIQVYLFYVITQQPQEHHNLCWLVISIYVFIIYKYQCCMRNFKK, from the coding sequence ATGTCCGATATCAGGGACAGAGCTCTTCAGCTAACCTATTGGCTCTCAATAGCTTTTTGTATTTGCACTGTAATTTGGACGCAAATTGTTCCATTGACGCAAGCATTAAGTGACGGCCAACTTGTGTATGGAGAATATGGCACGAATGATTTTATTGAGTATTGGTCGGCCTGGCATGCGTATGCGGCTGGTCTAAATCCGTACGATCCGTATGTCATGCAAGCGACCCAGAGGCTTGTGGATCCGAGTATCGACGTACCGCTAATGATGTGGAACCCACCTTGGATTTTAACGCTTTTTAGCCCAATTTTATCGCTGAGCTTTAGTACTGCGGCAATACTTTGGTTGATTGTTAATTTTTTAATTTATCTAATCGCTGTGCGTTTATATTCGAATGACAAAGATGCGTTATTGCTATCACTTTTATTTGCACCATTTTGGCATTCAATGTTTGTCGGCCAACTCGGATCTTTTTTGGCACTTGGTGCAGCCTGCATTTATCGTGGACTAATCTCCCGTATTTCAATCTTAATTGCTGTCGGCATTCTTTTCCTAAGCCTTAAACCTCATTTTTGCATTCCACTAGCAATATTTATTTTTTGGAAAGAGTTTTTTCATGGAGATAAAGCCATAGTTGCCCGTACAGGATTAATATTGCTCCTAATGTTACTTATAATTTGCACGCACATGATTGAATTACTTCAGGCCTGGAATCAGGCAATCAATTCAGCTACGGCAATTGCTCTAGTTCCACATCCCAAAGCTTGGCTTAGCTTAACCCTAGTTAGTTATATGCGCAGTATCATCCCTGAAATCTGTGACGTATATTTACAGCGAATATATCCAATTATTCCTTTTATATGCGGACTATTACTAATAATATTTAATTATTACACTGCTAGACTAGAAAATAATATTAAAACGTTCTCTCTGATCCTATTTTTAGTAATAACCAATGCTCCTCTAGCATGGGTATTTGATTATGCGATAATTGCGCCGCTTGCTGTACGCTGGCTGGAAAACAATAACAAAACTAGGTTCCAAAGTATTTTAATTCTACTAATTCAAGTTTACTTATTTTATGTTATCACACAGCAACCACAAGAGCATCATAATTTATGTTGGCTTGTTATATCGATCTATGTGTTTATTATTTATAAATATCAATGCTGCATGCGTAACTTTAAAAAATGA
- a CDS encoding glycosyltransferase family 39 protein — protein sequence MTASFSKKQFLGFLIFLSIAVLMRWNTFTAPLERDEGEYAYGAWIMTKGMLPYVDTFLQKPPMIIHIYRFGMMLSDHPILPFRLLAFLSSIITSLLVAKIAAKFTGKEYFWVGAYFNFGLLSLPSFFAFVANTEIFMILPLTLALERYYFARKSDSLQSAIFGALLAIALFTKPICMPATVLLVLCWAYQVQFNLAVTRLFFVVLGGAAAMLMILAPFLSVDAIYAMYDSVVRFNRLYIQFFEPWAALDVNMRESSVLVFFLILGFYGQLKSKNHILPLCLLTLSILVMRWSVFPHYAIMLVPYIALIASIGLAYLLANIYTSHSTRDRIAVLAVIFTFSISPSLQYILLKPELYSWFIYNESNNNFTGAKKIGERLNELTTQNDRILVAGLEPEILWYAKRLSSSRYIIQAPLALKTSETKRYVEEFKSELSSNPPKYIAIALAENSYFYRSITDAFDEYSSIIMNEISSHYQLVGGVNGLNYDAEFLSELNFNVSRKRDPAIYLFGLKR from the coding sequence ATGACTGCTAGTTTTTCTAAAAAGCAGTTTTTAGGTTTTTTAATATTTCTAAGTATTGCCGTACTGATGCGCTGGAATACATTCACAGCACCACTAGAACGCGATGAAGGTGAGTATGCCTATGGCGCCTGGATTATGACCAAAGGCATGCTGCCTTACGTTGATACATTTCTGCAAAAGCCACCAATGATTATCCACATTTATCGCTTTGGAATGATGCTTAGCGACCACCCCATTTTACCATTTCGACTGTTGGCTTTTTTATCATCCATTATCACTTCGCTACTTGTCGCAAAGATTGCAGCCAAATTCACTGGAAAAGAATATTTTTGGGTCGGTGCGTATTTCAACTTTGGTCTATTGTCTCTTCCTAGCTTCTTTGCATTCGTTGCCAATACAGAAATTTTTATGATTTTACCTCTCACTCTTGCATTGGAGCGATATTATTTTGCTCGCAAAAGTGATTCACTGCAGTCGGCGATTTTTGGCGCACTATTAGCGATTGCGCTTTTTACTAAACCGATATGCATGCCAGCAACAGTCCTATTGGTATTGTGCTGGGCCTATCAGGTTCAATTTAATTTGGCAGTTACCCGTTTATTCTTTGTTGTTCTTGGAGGCGCGGCTGCTATGTTGATGATCCTCGCGCCTTTTCTTAGTGTAGATGCTATATATGCTATGTATGATTCCGTTGTTAGATTTAATCGCCTATATATTCAATTTTTTGAACCCTGGGCTGCTTTAGATGTGAATATGAGGGAGTCAAGTGTTCTTGTGTTTTTCTTGATACTCGGATTTTATGGGCAGCTTAAATCTAAAAACCATATTTTACCACTTTGTTTGTTAACTCTTTCAATTTTGGTTATGCGGTGGTCGGTATTCCCACATTACGCGATCATGCTAGTTCCATATATAGCTCTCATCGCAAGCATAGGTCTTGCCTATTTATTGGCTAATATTTATACATCACATTCAACTCGAGACCGGATAGCAGTTCTAGCTGTAATTTTCACTTTTAGTATTTCCCCGAGTTTGCAATATATATTACTTAAGCCCGAACTATATTCTTGGTTCATATACAACGAGTCGAATAATAATTTTACAGGTGCAAAAAAAATAGGTGAGCGCTTAAATGAGTTAACTACTCAGAATGATCGTATATTAGTTGCAGGGCTAGAACCTGAGATTTTATGGTATGCTAAACGGCTTAGCTCTTCACGCTACATCATTCAAGCACCGCTTGCTTTAAAAACATCCGAAACGAAGCGATATGTAGAAGAATTTAAAAGTGAACTTAGTTCAAATCCACCAAAGTATATAGCAATTGCACTTGCTGAGAACTCCTATTTCTACAGGAGTATTACCGATGCATTCGACGAATATTCAAGTATCATAATGAATGAAATTTCTTCTCATTATCAATTAGTTGGTGGCGTCAACGGCTTAAATTATGATGCGGAATTTCTCTCTGAACTTAATTTTAATGTAAGCAGAAAAAGAGACCCTGCAATCTACCTATTCGGCTTGAAAAGGTAA
- a CDS encoding class I SAM-dependent methyltransferase gives MNGKDKRRESTGDVRSFYDNFWTAHANDEQFENDLNRVRGDLLSDARERVRKYEEFGPLLVIGCGPGSELGRFSDARCKIVAVDISLEGLKRARKAFPNAFFVLADAHCLPFRDDAFGVSYQSLVLMHMRAAEQIKELLRVIKQAGAAIIVEPLKHHPVAILYRLLGSKFSQTSPNYLSMSQLNSVLSKCNKSKVTAYYFLTPFLLPLLFARLTRGILFFLLLPLRKLDLALMRTVPRAELVAWMALVEAKS, from the coding sequence ATGAATGGTAAAGACAAACGACGTGAATCAACTGGAGACGTGCGTTCGTTTTACGACAATTTTTGGACTGCGCATGCAAATGATGAGCAATTTGAAAATGATCTAAATCGAGTGCGTGGTGATTTGTTAAGTGATGCTCGTGAGCGAGTGCGTAAGTATGAAGAGTTTGGACCGCTGCTTGTAATTGGATGTGGGCCAGGATCTGAGTTAGGTCGCTTCAGTGACGCGCGATGCAAAATTGTTGCAGTAGATATTTCGCTTGAAGGTCTTAAACGCGCGCGCAAGGCATTTCCGAATGCCTTTTTCGTATTAGCTGACGCGCATTGCTTGCCGTTTAGAGACGATGCCTTTGGTGTAAGTTACCAGTCATTAGTGCTGATGCATATGCGCGCTGCTGAGCAAATTAAAGAACTTTTACGAGTGATTAAACAAGCAGGGGCTGCGATAATCGTTGAACCATTAAAACATCATCCAGTGGCAATCCTATATCGTTTACTTGGCTCAAAGTTTTCCCAGACATCTCCTAATTACCTCTCAATGTCGCAACTTAATAGTGTATTATCGAAATGTAATAAATCTAAAGTGACAGCCTATTATTTTCTTACTCCTTTTCTGCTTCCATTGTTATTTGCACGTCTTACTCGAGGCATTTTATTTTTCCTTCTTCTGCCGTTACGCAAGCTCGATCTTGCATTAATGAGAACTGTACCGCGGGCCGAGCTTGTTGCCTGGATGGCGTTAGTCGAAGCAAAATCATAA
- a CDS encoding ATP-binding protein, which translates to MFPFSFKEILSAENIKFKNANTNEQAKILSRFRKYTKEGGFPEILFETKNKQIPVLQEYFSVLLYRDIFDRYNPNNPQAVSETFKTLFSQTSSFYTVNKLVAKIASLGLKVRKDEISDYIDWAEDCYALFSVQLLSPSYSRRQVNPRKIYSIDNGLTSALNVAFSENKELLLENAVFLELRRKTKNIFYYKSKANYEVDLVAEISNKYKLIQVCESLKNEATRRRELRGLQSAMRELSIKHEQIVSMDEREEIKLPEGLIQVIPAWEFFTI; encoded by the coding sequence ATGTTCCCATTTAGTTTTAAAGAAATACTGTCTGCTGAAAATATTAAATTTAAAAATGCGAATACTAATGAGCAAGCAAAGATATTGAGCCGTTTTAGGAAATACACCAAGGAGGGTGGCTTTCCAGAAATACTATTCGAAACAAAAAATAAACAGATTCCCGTACTGCAGGAATATTTTAGTGTTTTGCTGTATCGTGACATTTTTGACCGCTACAATCCTAACAACCCACAAGCTGTAAGTGAAACATTTAAAACTCTTTTCAGTCAAACGTCCTCATTTTACACAGTAAATAAGCTTGTTGCAAAAATTGCTTCTCTCGGATTAAAAGTTAGGAAGGATGAAATCTCGGACTACATCGACTGGGCAGAAGATTGTTATGCATTATTTTCGGTACAATTATTGTCCCCTTCATACTCCCGCAGACAAGTAAATCCAAGAAAAATATACAGTATCGATAATGGATTAACATCTGCCCTGAACGTAGCATTTTCAGAGAATAAAGAGTTATTGTTAGAAAATGCAGTCTTCCTGGAACTTAGGAGAAAAACAAAAAACATTTTCTATTATAAAAGCAAAGCTAATTATGAAGTAGATTTAGTAGCCGAGATTAGTAATAAATATAAGTTAATTCAAGTTTGCGAAAGTCTTAAAAATGAAGCCACTAGGCGTAGAGAATTAAGAGGCTTGCAATCTGCAATGAGAGAGTTATCGATCAAACATGAGCAAATAGTTAGCATGGATGAGCGTGAAGAAATAAAACTTCCAGAGGGTCTAATTCAAGTAATTCCAGCCTGGGAATTCTTCACTATTTAG
- a CDS encoding glycosyltransferase family 4 protein — MEKSSMKVGLFSFHLEYAISGETQSIRNLSALLQKQGLAITLGDSLQKTGSEIDSHKERLFFKIKNLLNIPQRVAQNAKNLDLIQLHLPSPAFSFLAERLVKLVNIPVVVFFDGVLLDQSSLSLIKHCFKDPAFFGPRMLINNRYFARKKSSRANTVKAYIVAAETQKSELISLGYAEREVHVISNLCRPMTYLDPKEFYHAHAIPDNAKLIGNLGHFFYVKGVDQLVSALKYLPDDYYLCLAHSGLGSREQLEASIPGELKRRVRILGEVNVSAFMSALSVLVMPYRASFGTVMFPNTILEAISLGLPVIASDFPCYRELLGGGERGILWERGGVYSLAREIVELCENQSRLTSMKHSQREYYEKRLSPKAIGEAYLKLYQSLVICR; from the coding sequence ATGGAAAAGTCGTCAATGAAAGTTGGCCTTTTTAGTTTTCATCTTGAATACGCAATTTCAGGTGAAACCCAAAGTATTAGAAATTTGTCAGCGTTGTTGCAAAAGCAGGGTTTGGCTATAACTCTGGGTGATTCACTGCAAAAGACGGGCTCCGAAATCGACTCTCACAAAGAGCGACTTTTTTTTAAAATCAAGAATTTATTAAATATTCCTCAACGCGTGGCACAAAATGCTAAGAATTTAGATTTAATTCAATTGCATTTACCCTCACCAGCATTTTCATTTTTAGCTGAGCGCTTAGTCAAGCTCGTAAATATTCCTGTTGTTGTCTTTTTCGATGGAGTTTTGCTTGACCAGTCCAGCTTAAGCTTAATTAAGCATTGTTTTAAAGATCCGGCTTTTTTTGGCCCGCGCATGCTGATTAATAATCGATATTTTGCACGTAAGAAGTCGAGCCGTGCAAACACTGTTAAGGCTTATATTGTTGCTGCTGAAACTCAAAAAAGTGAATTAATTTCTCTGGGCTATGCCGAACGGGAAGTTCATGTGATTTCTAATTTGTGTCGCCCAATGACTTATCTTGACCCTAAAGAATTTTATCATGCACATGCTATCCCGGATAACGCAAAGCTCATTGGGAACCTTGGGCATTTTTTCTATGTTAAGGGTGTTGACCAACTTGTCTCAGCCTTGAAGTATTTGCCGGATGATTACTATCTTTGCCTCGCACATAGTGGCCTTGGCTCTCGTGAGCAGCTTGAAGCTTCAATTCCTGGTGAACTAAAACGGCGCGTACGCATACTTGGAGAAGTAAATGTTTCTGCATTTATGTCAGCGTTAAGTGTATTAGTGATGCCGTACCGTGCAAGTTTTGGAACGGTAATGTTTCCCAATACAATTCTTGAGGCGATTAGTTTAGGTCTTCCAGTAATTGCCTCGGATTTTCCGTGCTATCGAGAACTTTTGGGAGGAGGTGAGCGGGGCATATTATGGGAGCGAGGCGGGGTGTATAGTTTAGCTCGCGAAATTGTAGAATTATGTGAGAATCAAAGTAGATTAACTTCGATGAAGCACTCGCAGCGAGAATATTACGAAAAAAGACTTTCGCCAAAAGCTATTGGCGAGGCATATTTAAAGCTCTATCAGAGTTTAGTCATATGCCGATGA
- a CDS encoding DUF2142 domain-containing protein, translated as MRENILTCVLIFTYFVFWALVKPPFQAPDEYAHYVRYLSIKSGLYVLPGLPVQNIELKVNAVIKLYNDPVLERITGRDYVQEQKLNDTELEYLLNIKSESAIRAQSYTTTAAAYPAIYYLLLHYCENITSNFIAPQSEYSIFLLLRILTCFLAACLWILVKINLTQVGLSNYLLTWLLLNPMVPFLSSSINPDSILIPCGLLVMIYSYKYHCRGSLAAGMWFCTLICNLIKPAALVLYPTLILLEGIYFKHKTRPAIYQSAGIGGVSLLVLYFLRLKWSPPILQFHGAKPADVSMFEYVSLLWTRLPDFLSGYWGALGWMQFGLQIYFYWVATIFACFGIILTFMRPRCLDQYMFSKFSCIYFFLYIAFTIGVDYYWYDVVGSQFQGRYALPAALGLAICMNCRSHRYQFTFISYLILLNFLLLNASVNFYFSSSWGAIGLIVKNIFI; from the coding sequence ATGCGAGAGAATATTTTAACATGTGTCTTAATATTTACGTATTTCGTGTTTTGGGCTCTGGTCAAGCCACCTTTTCAGGCGCCGGATGAATATGCTCATTATGTACGTTATCTAAGCATTAAGTCTGGTTTGTATGTTTTACCGGGACTCCCTGTTCAAAACATTGAGCTTAAGGTTAATGCTGTTATTAAATTGTATAACGATCCTGTTTTAGAAAGAATTACAGGCCGAGACTATGTGCAAGAACAAAAGCTTAATGATACTGAGCTTGAGTACTTACTTAATATTAAAAGTGAATCGGCTATTAGGGCGCAATCATACACAACCACCGCTGCTGCCTACCCGGCAATTTATTATTTATTGCTACACTATTGTGAAAATATTACTAGCAATTTCATTGCGCCGCAAAGCGAATACTCTATTTTTCTGTTACTTCGCATCCTGACTTGTTTTCTAGCAGCATGTTTGTGGATCCTTGTTAAAATAAACTTAACACAGGTGGGGCTAAGTAATTACCTACTTACATGGTTACTGCTGAACCCAATGGTGCCGTTTTTATCATCGAGCATTAATCCGGATTCAATTTTAATACCCTGCGGACTGCTGGTAATGATTTACTCTTACAAATACCATTGTCGTGGTTCTCTAGCTGCTGGCATGTGGTTTTGTACTTTAATTTGCAATCTGATTAAACCAGCTGCTTTAGTGCTCTATCCGACTTTGATTTTACTCGAAGGAATATATTTCAAACATAAGACAAGGCCTGCAATCTATCAAAGCGCAGGGATAGGAGGTGTAAGTCTTTTAGTTTTATACTTTTTGCGTTTGAAGTGGTCACCTCCGATTTTGCAGTTTCACGGAGCAAAACCAGCTGACGTGTCAATGTTTGAATACGTTTCTTTATTATGGACTCGCTTGCCCGATTTTCTCTCAGGTTATTGGGGCGCATTAGGTTGGATGCAATTTGGACTACAAATTTATTTTTATTGGGTTGCCACAATTTTTGCTTGTTTCGGAATTATTCTTACCTTTATGCGGCCGCGATGTTTAGATCAGTATATGTTCAGCAAATTTTCTTGCATTTACTTTTTTTTATATATAGCATTTACAATCGGAGTTGATTACTATTGGTATGATGTTGTGGGGAGTCAGTTTCAGGGGCGATATGCTTTACCTGCAGCCTTAGGCCTTGCAATTTGTATGAACTGTAGATCTCATAGATATCAATTTACATTTATATCTTATTTAATACTTTTAAATTTTCTATTATTAAATGCCTCTGTTAATTTCTATTTTAGTTCTAGCTGGGGTGCTATTGGGTTGATCGTAAAAAATATTTTTATTTAA